One genomic region from Phragmites australis chromosome 1, lpPhrAust1.1, whole genome shotgun sequence encodes:
- the LOC133930986 gene encoding uncharacterized protein LOC133930986 translates to LSNNKIARLQQLLLRAGTVVEEAEGRRVTNRGMLLQLRKLREAMYRGYYMLDTSVTRASRPRRGVAVSKYKLQSDMDNLEATLDGMKEFLLILMHFPPIVRQPYSSYLIMERCMFGRHVEKEQILNFLLHHPCSYLDVLPVIGPCYVGKRTLVEHVCREEVVQINFSHILRFSSDDLNNLANDSESYTRRKLLGPSDGRSLIVVELVHDTDVVAWGKLYHSLRHGADGSKVILISRMDRVSSLGTVQALRLTRLHREEYWYYFRVLAFGSANPYDHHPDLASIAKEIATEIDGSFMIASTITNVLRANMTTKCWLRALGSIRRSIQMHILVFGEDPRDTQSRKRYLSYFHSFSHDGPPIFCYNRYTTRSLMQGDMASMIRPEDMLNARAVKYEEKFDAIFQSHIPPYYYYIINCVVEKPKRVDLGDKCLKRKRNSQILSMTL, encoded by the coding sequence TTGTCTAACAATAAGATAGCAAGGCTGCAGCAGCTGCTCCTACGAGCCGGTACCGTCgtcgaggaggccgaggggCGGCGAGTCACCAACCGTGGCATGCTCCTGCAGCTTAGGAAGCTCCGGGAGGCCATGTACCGGGGCTACTACATGCTGGACACCTCCGTAACACGGGCCTCTCGACCAAGGAGAGGGGTGGCGGTGAGCAAGTACAAACTTCAAAGCGATATGGACAATTTAGAAGCTACACTTGACGGTATGAAAGAGTTTCTCCTAATTTTGATGCACTTCCCTCCTATCGTTCGTCAACCATACAGTTCCTATCTGATCATGGAAAGGTGCATGTTTGGTCGACATGTGGAGAAGGAGCAGATCCTAAACTTTTTACTGCACCATCCTTGCTCATATTTGGATGTCCTTCCTGTTATTGGGCCCTGTTATGTTGGAAAAAGAACTCTAGTTGAGCATGtatgcagagaagaagtggtgcAAATAAACTTCTCTCATATCTTACGTTTCAGCAGTGACGATCTCAACAATCTAGCTAATGATAGCGAGAGCTATACTCGTAGGAAGCTGCTAGGTCCTTCTGATGGAAGGTCCCTGATTGTCGTGGAGCTTGTTCACGACACGGATGTGGTGGCATGGGGTAAACTTTATCATTCTTTGCGCCATGGAGCGGACGGTAGCAAGGTCATACTCATCAGCAGAATGGATCGGGTGTCAAGTTTGGGGACAGTGCAAGCTCTTAGGTTGACGAGGTTACATCGAGAGGAGTATTGGTACTACTTTAGAGTCCTCGCCTTTGGGAGTGCAAACCCATATGATCATCATCCAGATCTTGCCTCAATAGCCAAGGAAATTGCAACGGAGATCGATGGTTCGTTTATGATTGCAAGCACGATTACCAATGTGCTACGAGCTAATATGACTACAAAATGTTGGCTTCGCGCGTTGGGGTCAATCAGGAGGTCAATACAGATGCACATTCTTGTCTTCGGAGAGGACCCAAGGGACACACAATCCAGGAAAAGGTATCTGTCCTATTTTCATAGCTTTAGCCATGACGGTCCTCCCATATTTTGCTATAACAGATACACGACAAGGTCTTTGATGCAAGGGGACATGGCAAGCATGATAAGGCCAGAAGACATGCTTAATGCAAGGGCTGTGAAATATGAAGAGAAGTTTGATGCCATATTTCAATCTCACATACCTCCCTATTACTACTACATAATTAATTGTGTCGTGGAGAAACCTAAAAGAGTTGATCTTGGAGACAAGTGCctcaagagaaaaagaaatagtCAAATTCTAAGCATGACTTTATAG